Proteins from a genomic interval of Gemmatimonas sp.:
- a CDS encoding MotA/TolQ/ExbB proton channel family protein, whose translation MGMDIMDLWHEMGWFAKGIVWTLLIMSAYSTGIIIQKWWQMRKAQGETRKFAPEFSQFLEEDNLNEAIKLAEGYKKSHVARVLGGALGEIRPLIQDGSVTVADINSAERAVEREMLMTVVDLKRGLGVLATVGATAPFVGLVGTTMGIVNSFTAMSTSGAGGISSMAAGIAEALITTAIGIGVAIPAVWAFNYFQTKIDNLTAEMTYTSKEMIDYLIKGVSGEFGRSRFTREFNTAGQTPISH comes from the coding sequence ATGGGTATGGATATCATGGACCTTTGGCACGAGATGGGTTGGTTTGCCAAGGGTATCGTTTGGACGCTGCTGATCATGTCGGCCTACTCGACCGGTATCATCATCCAGAAGTGGTGGCAGATGCGGAAGGCGCAGGGCGAAACCCGCAAGTTTGCCCCGGAGTTCTCGCAGTTCCTTGAAGAGGACAACCTCAACGAGGCCATCAAGCTGGCGGAAGGTTACAAGAAGTCGCACGTGGCGCGCGTGCTGGGCGGCGCCCTCGGCGAAATCCGTCCCCTGATCCAGGACGGCTCGGTTACCGTGGCCGACATCAACTCGGCCGAGCGTGCCGTCGAGCGGGAAATGCTCATGACGGTCGTCGACCTCAAGCGCGGCCTCGGCGTGCTCGCCACGGTCGGTGCCACGGCGCCGTTCGTCGGTCTCGTCGGTACGACCATGGGTATCGTGAACTCGTTCACGGCCATGTCCACGTCGGGCGCCGGTGGTATCTCCTCCATGGCGGCCGGTATCGCCGAAGCCCTCATCACCACGGCCATCGGTATCGGCGTGGCCATTCCGGCGGTGTGGGCGTTCAACTACTTCCAGACGAAGATCGACAATCTCACGGCCGAGATGACGTACACGTCGAAGGAAATGATCGACTACCTCATCAAGGGGGTGTCGGGTGAGTTCGGCCGCTCGCGCTTCACGCGTGAGTTCAACACGGCCGGCCAGACCCCGATCTCGCACTAA
- a CDS encoding ATP-binding protein, whose product MAMRSIRARLTWAWTAASIGSLLVFSVSLLAVRREILFRQLEERVQNEAQHIVKAIELARTTGTEPMLIKQDPLAARSVGQRMGAFLSLLDGYVLVQDSTGYDIYASPQVSTLSVSDRDRFSRSARESRVDNGMQRVRLFNDEVLLAARDVPLSDDARYRVYAALSTREIDEALDSIANTMFVVSPILVIVSMLFAWVIAGRAFRPIDRIIDQVEAITDGRSLHRRLAIGAAGEELARLSATLNAFIERIETSFGALRRFTADASHELKTPLAVMRADVERAMSPTSSETDQAVALEEALQQVTRMADLVDSLLTLARADEGRFDLYREPVELAPLAREVVETARLLGEDAGLVILAEHFENAEVLGDLTRLRQLFLNLVTNAIKYTPRGGTVEISLQRDEEVVRFAVRDTGIGIAAADLPYVFERFWRADRVRSRASERGGFGLGLAIAQWIAQAHGGSLDVQSRLGRGSTFTVTLPLAGAPGSGMTGEYQSIVNSTEGPIDMNGMLTAD is encoded by the coding sequence ATGGCCATGCGCTCCATCCGCGCGCGCCTCACGTGGGCGTGGACGGCGGCCTCCATCGGGTCGCTGCTCGTGTTTTCGGTGTCGCTGCTGGCGGTCCGTCGCGAGATCCTCTTTCGACAGCTCGAGGAGCGCGTCCAGAACGAGGCCCAGCATATCGTGAAGGCCATCGAGCTCGCGCGCACCACCGGCACCGAGCCCATGCTGATCAAGCAGGACCCCCTGGCGGCCCGCTCGGTCGGGCAGCGTATGGGCGCCTTCCTGTCCTTGCTCGACGGCTACGTGCTGGTGCAGGACAGCACCGGCTACGACATCTACGCCTCGCCGCAGGTCAGCACGCTGTCCGTGTCCGATCGTGACCGGTTCAGCCGGTCGGCCCGTGAGTCCCGCGTAGACAACGGCATGCAGCGCGTGCGCCTGTTCAACGACGAAGTGCTGCTGGCGGCGCGCGACGTTCCGCTCAGCGACGACGCCAGGTACCGTGTGTACGCCGCGCTGAGCACGCGGGAGATCGATGAGGCGCTCGACAGCATCGCCAATACGATGTTCGTGGTGTCGCCCATCCTCGTCATCGTGTCCATGCTGTTCGCGTGGGTCATTGCCGGGCGGGCCTTCCGACCCATCGACCGCATCATCGACCAGGTCGAAGCCATCACCGACGGTCGGTCGTTGCATCGCCGCCTGGCCATCGGCGCGGCCGGCGAGGAACTCGCGCGACTGTCCGCCACGCTCAATGCGTTCATCGAGCGCATTGAAACCTCGTTCGGTGCGCTGCGTCGCTTCACCGCCGACGCCAGCCATGAGCTCAAGACGCCGTTGGCCGTCATGCGCGCCGACGTCGAGCGGGCCATGTCGCCCACCTCCAGCGAGACCGATCAGGCCGTGGCGCTCGAGGAAGCGCTGCAGCAGGTGACCCGCATGGCCGACCTCGTGGACTCGCTGCTCACGCTGGCGCGCGCCGACGAGGGGCGGTTCGACCTGTATCGCGAACCGGTGGAACTGGCCCCACTGGCCCGCGAGGTGGTGGAGACGGCGCGCCTCCTCGGCGAAGACGCGGGATTGGTGATTCTGGCAGAGCACTTCGAGAACGCGGAGGTCCTGGGCGACCTCACGCGACTGCGGCAGCTGTTCCTCAATCTCGTCACGAATGCCATCAAGTACACGCCGCGCGGGGGGACCGTGGAGATCTCCCTGCAGCGGGACGAGGAAGTGGTGCGTTTCGCAGTGCGCGACACCGGCATCGGCATCGCCGCCGCCGACCTGCCGTATGTATTCGAACGCTTCTGGCGCGCCGATCGCGTGCGGTCACGCGCCAGCGAACGAGGTGGATTTGGTCTCGGTCTCGCCATTGCACAGTGGATCGCGCAGGCGCACGGCGGCTCCCTCGACGTGCAGTCCCGTCTGGGGCGCGGCAGTACCTTCACCGTGACGCTGCCGCTCGCGGGCGCTCCCGGCTCCGGCATGACGGGGGAGTATCAGTCGATTGTCAATAGCACGGAGGGGCCGATCGACATGAACGGAATGCTAACTGCGGATTAA
- a CDS encoding energy transducer TonB, whose product MFNNLIESQAKKQKRAGGSFMSLVVHTAIVAALIAVTKGAGAAIEDEKVEKLDFVEVKKDEPKPPEPEKPPPPPDVVAAPPPPKGFQLLSAPIEIPNVIPEIDLSKKVTDEADFSGKGVAGGIAKGVEGGKAVVPQGDQPYFDFQVEKPVVMAPGAQGPAYPDMLRSAGIEGQVLAQFVVDTTGRAEMNTFKALKSDNDLFTTAVRNALQRMRFLPAEVGGRKVKQLVQQPFQFSLNR is encoded by the coding sequence ATGTTCAATAACCTGATCGAGTCTCAGGCAAAGAAGCAGAAACGCGCCGGCGGGTCCTTCATGTCCTTGGTCGTTCACACTGCCATCGTGGCCGCGCTCATCGCGGTGACGAAGGGTGCCGGTGCGGCCATCGAGGACGAGAAGGTCGAGAAGTTGGACTTCGTCGAGGTCAAGAAAGACGAACCCAAGCCGCCCGAGCCGGAAAAGCCACCGCCACCGCCTGACGTTGTCGCGGCGCCGCCGCCACCGAAGGGTTTCCAGTTGCTTTCGGCTCCAATCGAAATCCCCAACGTCATCCCTGAGATCGACCTGTCCAAGAAGGTCACGGACGAGGCCGACTTCTCCGGAAAGGGTGTCGCCGGTGGTATCGCGAAGGGTGTCGAAGGTGGGAAGGCCGTGGTGCCACAGGGCGATCAGCCCTACTTCGACTTCCAGGTCGAAAAGCCGGTCGTCATGGCGCCCGGCGCCCAGGGACCGGCCTACCCCGACATGCTCCGCAGCGCGGGCATCGAAGGGCAGGTGCTCGCCCAGTTCGTGGTCGATACGACCGGCCGCGCGGAAATGAACACCTTCAAGGCGCTCAAGTCCGACAACGACCTCTTCACGACCGCCGTCCGGAACGCGCTGCAGCGTATGCGCTTCCTGCCTGCTGAAGTGGGCGGACGCAAGGTCAAGCAGCTCGTGCAGCAGCCGTTCCAGTTCTCACTCAATCGCTAA
- a CDS encoding sigma-54 dependent transcriptional regulator: MTTPATGSAVLAGESPIRVLIAEDEAHLGAILEQFMTARGFQVRMVRDGRSALELLRRELFDVALLDVVMPELDGLEVLRLVREELMPPEVIVITGNGTIETAMAALKLGAYDFLSKPYRMAEIEALVRRAWEKRLLVRRNRHLAARLHREETPSVFLTQYAPLRAVLAMVHQFAASPLPVLVTGEAGTGKRLLARVLHDQGGRPEAPFIRVDCETLTAATAFDELLGAPTGAGPTADDSADRAVGALELAAGGTLYLEHVHALPIAAQAALCHILDDGAFVPRRGERRVPLTARLVASTAHDLAAGVAKGTVHEGFLHRVASMRVVLPALRDRPVDVVLLAHHFLAAASRGRGLRLSDEAAATLERHSWPGNVRELQLTMQRAALVAKGAVVQVSDLTLAGASTGTGAGTPVAGSAGAGASLDDLERQHIAEALERTGWHQGRAAEQLGISPKTLYRKIREYGFKRPSGRNT, translated from the coding sequence ATGACCACGCCGGCAACCGGGAGCGCGGTGCTGGCGGGCGAGTCCCCCATCCGGGTACTCATCGCCGAGGATGAAGCGCACTTGGGGGCAATCCTCGAGCAGTTCATGACGGCCCGCGGGTTTCAGGTGCGCATGGTGCGTGACGGTCGCTCGGCGCTCGAGCTGCTGCGCCGCGAACTCTTCGACGTGGCCCTGCTCGACGTGGTCATGCCGGAGCTCGACGGGCTCGAGGTCCTGCGTCTCGTGCGCGAAGAGCTCATGCCCCCCGAGGTCATTGTCATCACCGGCAACGGGACCATCGAGACGGCCATGGCCGCGCTCAAACTGGGGGCGTACGATTTCCTGTCCAAGCCGTATCGCATGGCCGAAATCGAGGCGTTGGTACGGCGAGCCTGGGAAAAGCGCCTCCTGGTGCGGCGCAATCGGCATCTTGCGGCCCGCCTGCACCGGGAGGAGACGCCTTCCGTATTCCTCACGCAATACGCCCCGTTGCGGGCCGTGCTGGCCATGGTGCACCAGTTCGCCGCCAGTCCGCTCCCGGTGCTTGTGACCGGCGAGGCCGGCACCGGCAAGCGGCTGCTCGCCCGGGTGCTGCACGACCAGGGCGGACGCCCGGAAGCGCCGTTCATTCGTGTGGACTGTGAGACGCTTACGGCGGCCACGGCCTTCGATGAACTGCTTGGGGCGCCGACCGGCGCGGGGCCCACGGCAGACGACAGCGCCGACCGTGCCGTGGGCGCCCTCGAGCTGGCGGCCGGTGGCACCCTCTATCTCGAGCATGTGCACGCCCTGCCCATCGCGGCGCAGGCGGCGCTGTGTCACATCCTCGACGACGGCGCGTTCGTGCCACGTCGTGGAGAGCGGCGTGTACCCCTCACCGCGCGCCTGGTGGCATCCACGGCACACGACCTGGCGGCCGGTGTGGCGAAGGGGACGGTGCACGAGGGCTTCCTGCATCGTGTGGCCAGCATGCGGGTCGTGTTGCCCGCCTTGCGCGACCGCCCGGTCGATGTGGTGCTGCTGGCCCATCACTTCCTCGCGGCGGCGTCTCGCGGGCGTGGGTTGCGTCTCAGCGACGAAGCCGCGGCGACGCTGGAGCGGCACTCGTGGCCAGGCAATGTTCGCGAGCTGCAACTCACCATGCAGCGCGCGGCGCTCGTGGCGAAAGGGGCGGTGGTGCAGGTCAGCGATCTGACCTTGGCTGGCGCCAGCACCGGCACCGGGGCTGGCACGCCGGTGGCCGGGTCCGCCGGTGCGGGCGCGTCGCTCGATGACCTGGAACGCCAGCACATCGCCGAGGCACTCGAGCGCACGGGATGGCATCAGGGACGCGCGGCGGAGCAGTTGGGCATTTCCCCCAAGACCCTGTACCGGAAGATTCGCGAATACGGATTCAAGCGGCCATCGGGGCGCAACACATGA
- a CDS encoding response regulator transcription factor has protein sequence MKILVIEDDPTVGEFVRRGLEEQRWHADLCNNGLEGERLATAQPYDLIILDMRLPGRNGLDVLRSLRAKGFERPVLVLTAQDAVDAKVETLRAGADDYVTKPFAFEELLARVEALLRRPRALASPLVTVGDLELDQGTREVRRGSEPIELTPKEFAVLEYLMRHAGRVMSRTLITEYAWGYHFDPGTNIVDVVINHLRKKIDAKHEKKLITTVRGVGYMIRA, from the coding sequence ATGAAAATCCTGGTCATCGAAGACGATCCCACCGTGGGCGAGTTCGTGCGACGTGGCCTCGAGGAACAGCGCTGGCACGCGGACTTGTGCAACAACGGTCTCGAGGGGGAGCGGCTCGCCACCGCGCAGCCGTACGATCTCATCATTCTCGACATGCGCCTCCCGGGACGAAACGGGCTCGACGTGCTGCGCTCGCTGCGGGCCAAGGGGTTCGAGCGTCCGGTGCTGGTGCTCACGGCACAGGACGCGGTGGACGCCAAGGTCGAGACCTTGCGCGCCGGGGCCGACGACTACGTCACCAAGCCCTTCGCCTTCGAGGAACTGCTGGCGCGCGTCGAAGCGCTGCTGCGTCGGCCTCGGGCCCTGGCGAGTCCCCTGGTGACCGTCGGGGATCTCGAGCTCGATCAGGGTACGCGCGAGGTCCGGCGGGGCAGTGAGCCGATTGAACTGACTCCCAAGGAGTTCGCGGTGCTCGAGTACCTCATGCGCCACGCCGGCCGGGTCATGAGCCGCACGCTCATTACCGAGTATGCCTGGGGGTACCACTTCGATCCCGGCACGAACATCGTCGACGTGGTCATCAATCACCTGCGCAAGAAGATCGACGCCAAGCACGAGAAGAAGCTCATCACGACCGTCCGCGGGGTCGGTTACATGATTCGCGCGTAG